Proteins encoded by one window of Sphaerochaeta sp.:
- the gcvPB gene encoding aminomethyl-transferring glycine dehydrogenase subunit GcvPB, giving the protein MSERLLIELSKPGRKAYSFPPMDLPRGFEKTVDPLPADLVRTTKALLPEVSELDVVRHFTRLSNLSYGVDEGIDPLGACTMKYNPKVSETVDGMPSLTQMHPMQDTASTQGCLSLMYNLLEDLSSITGMRWGTLQACSALHGTCIGLNVIRAWLRSQNQTERNTVLVSDVASPAESEAARCRGFVVRMVKTTPKGQLDRSDLSTQLDASVAAVVLSNPNALGLFETETRSIASMVHQAGGKLYYDGVNFNALMGMATVRDMGFDLVHLDLQKTFAAPHGGGGPGAGAVLVSDELVPFLPKPDIVLTENTYALDWTGDRTIGKSCVFWGNFLVLAQAYVYILRMGSDGLRAASAHAVLNANYLLSLLKDQFDLPFGDRCMHQFVVSCKSLKERYGISARDIAMALIERGYHPPTLGFPASVEEALVFEPTESESVETLDKLAKTIKEIIQKGTADPAWIHGCPHHTVVGRLDGSYGA; this is encoded by the coding sequence ATGAGTGAACGACTTTTGATCGAACTGTCCAAGCCAGGACGAAAAGCGTACAGTTTCCCACCGATGGACCTTCCCCGTGGATTCGAGAAGACGGTGGATCCGCTTCCCGCAGATCTGGTGCGAACCACAAAGGCGCTGTTGCCCGAGGTTTCCGAACTGGATGTCGTGCGTCATTTCACCCGGCTGTCCAACCTGTCCTACGGGGTGGATGAGGGGATCGACCCGCTGGGCGCCTGTACGATGAAGTACAATCCCAAGGTATCGGAAACGGTGGATGGCATGCCGTCCCTTACCCAGATGCATCCCATGCAGGATACCGCTTCCACCCAAGGGTGCCTGTCGTTGATGTATAACCTTCTGGAAGACCTGTCGTCCATTACCGGAATGCGTTGGGGTACGCTCCAAGCCTGTTCCGCCCTCCATGGCACGTGCATCGGGCTGAACGTCATCCGGGCGTGGTTGCGTTCCCAAAACCAGACGGAACGAAACACCGTTTTGGTGAGTGACGTTGCCTCTCCCGCCGAATCAGAAGCCGCGCGATGCAGGGGATTCGTTGTACGGATGGTGAAGACGACCCCCAAGGGCCAGCTGGACCGGTCGGATCTCTCCACCCAATTGGATGCGTCGGTCGCCGCCGTGGTGTTGTCCAATCCCAATGCGCTGGGACTGTTTGAAACGGAAACCCGATCCATCGCCTCGATGGTCCATCAGGCCGGAGGGAAACTGTACTACGACGGGGTGAACTTCAATGCCTTGATGGGAATGGCGACGGTGCGGGACATGGGCTTTGACCTGGTGCATCTGGACCTGCAGAAAACCTTCGCCGCTCCCCATGGGGGTGGCGGTCCCGGGGCTGGGGCGGTATTGGTCAGTGATGAGCTGGTTCCTTTCCTCCCCAAACCGGACATTGTTTTGACGGAGAACACCTATGCGCTGGATTGGACCGGGGACCGCACCATCGGCAAGAGCTGCGTGTTCTGGGGAAATTTCCTGGTACTGGCCCAGGCGTACGTCTACATTCTTCGGATGGGGAGTGATGGGCTAAGGGCGGCGAGCGCCCATGCCGTGCTGAACGCAAACTATCTGCTTTCCTTGTTGAAAGACCAGTTCGATCTTCCGTTCGGCGATCGGTGCATGCACCAGTTCGTCGTCAGTTGCAAAAGCCTGAAGGAACGATACGGCATCTCCGCCCGGGACATCGCCATGGCGTTGATCGAGCGGGGCTACCACCCACCGACACTGGGATTCCCCGCTTCTGTGGAGGAAGCCTTGGTGTTCGAACCGACGGAGAGTGAAAGCGTGGAGACGCTGGACAAACTTGCCAAGACGATCAAGGAGATCATCCAGAAGGGCACTGCGGATCCCGCATGGATCCACGGATGCCCCCATCATACCGTTGTTGGACGTTTGGATGGCTCGTATGGTGCCTGA
- the gcvPA gene encoding aminomethyl-transferring glycine dehydrogenase subunit GcvPA — translation MVYPYIPHTDEDRKAMLDAIGAGSIEELYRDVGEDILLSDSVPISQGRSEDEVIRMLESIGTRNQRGVPFLGAGCYDHIIPAAVDAISHLPSFLTANAPSQEEISQGLLQVFFEFQSMICQITGMDASNASTYDAANALTQAAGICLAARKGRHTLLVSPTIHPFALSVLRTWASHTDHVLVMLPQADGLCDLSSLESALSDDVAGVLVQSPNRYGFLEDYTSVAETMHKAGALLCVSSDPMSVGLQKSQREWGADIAVGDTQPFGLPMSFGGPSCGYLAVTKPLSAFLPGVVVGQTKDERGKRAFVLASHTNADTNSLAALRTTVYLSLVGWQGVKDAAWQCYVKSHYLQSNLAELGGVELAWDHPFWCEFPLRFHDAKRMRKYIQELRNEGLFAGVRLQALTHQPEDELVLLVSVTEKRSREEMETYLAAARRVLR, via the coding sequence ATGGTATATCCGTATATTCCGCATACTGATGAGGATCGGAAGGCGATGCTGGACGCCATCGGAGCGGGAAGCATCGAGGAATTGTATCGGGACGTAGGGGAGGATATTCTCCTTTCCGACAGCGTGCCGATCAGCCAAGGACGAAGCGAAGACGAGGTGATCCGGATGCTGGAGAGCATCGGGACGCGCAATCAGCGGGGCGTGCCGTTCCTCGGGGCGGGATGTTACGACCACATCATCCCGGCTGCGGTGGACGCCATATCCCATCTTCCCTCGTTCCTGACGGCAAACGCGCCTTCCCAGGAGGAGATCAGCCAAGGATTGCTCCAGGTGTTCTTTGAGTTCCAGAGCATGATCTGCCAGATCACCGGGATGGACGCGTCCAACGCCTCGACATATGATGCGGCCAACGCGCTCACCCAAGCCGCAGGCATCTGTCTTGCGGCACGAAAGGGACGGCATACGTTGTTGGTCTCCCCGACAATCCATCCGTTTGCCTTGTCCGTGCTCAGAACGTGGGCTTCCCACACCGACCATGTTCTGGTGATGCTCCCCCAAGCCGATGGGCTGTGTGATCTTTCCTCTCTTGAATCCGCGCTTTCGGATGACGTGGCCGGGGTGTTGGTCCAGAGCCCCAACCGGTATGGCTTTCTGGAGGATTATACCTCTGTGGCCGAAACGATGCATAAAGCGGGGGCGCTGTTGTGCGTCTCCTCCGACCCCATGTCGGTGGGACTGCAGAAAAGCCAACGGGAATGGGGTGCCGACATCGCCGTCGGGGACACCCAGCCGTTCGGCCTTCCCATGTCGTTCGGCGGTCCTTCCTGCGGATACCTTGCCGTGACGAAACCGCTTTCCGCCTTTCTCCCGGGGGTGGTCGTCGGACAAACCAAGGATGAACGAGGAAAACGGGCGTTTGTCCTTGCATCCCATACCAATGCGGACACCAACAGCCTGGCGGCATTGAGGACGACCGTCTATCTCTCTCTCGTCGGATGGCAAGGGGTGAAGGACGCCGCGTGGCAGTGTTACGTCAAGTCCCATTACCTGCAATCCAATCTTGCCGAACTGGGAGGTGTGGAGCTTGCCTGGGATCATCCATTCTGGTGTGAGTTCCCCTTGCGGTTCCATGACGCCAAGCGGATGCGCAAATACATCCAGGAGCTTCGCAACGAGGGTCTCTTCGCCGGGGTGCGGCTCCAGGCGCTGACGCATCAGCCGGAGGATGAGCTGGTGCTTCTCGTCTCCGTGACGGAAAAACGGAGCAGGGAGGAGATGGAAACCTATCTTGCCGCCGCGCGGAGGGTGCTCAGATGA
- a CDS encoding glycine hydroxymethyltransferase has protein sequence MAMDALRAYLEGNKDVKAAMVAYVANLEEVAKVSPLVAGRIVQELADQRTHLKLIASENFSSLSVQCAMGNLLTDKYSEGYPYHRFYAGCDNVDAIEAFADEQACKLFGAEHAYMQPHSGADANLCAYWAILNTRIQMPAFEELGVTNPSHLSREDWNKIRAKLGNQRILGLDYYSGGHLTHGYRQNVSAQMFDAYSYTVDEKTKLLDYDAIEKMAMEIKPLILIAGYSAYPRKVDFKRMSEIAHKVGATFMVDMAHFAGLVAGKVFTGPYDPVAWADVVTTTTHKTLRGPRGGMILCKKEYAESVDKGCPLVIGGPLPQMMAAKAIALTEALDPSFKTYAQQIVDNAKFLADELMRQGIPLDTDGTDNHLMLLDVRPFGLNGRQAEGALRECGITLNRNALPFDPNGPWYTSGLRIGTPAVTTLGMGKPEMKEIADVIALVLKHSRPAILAKGEKAGQESKSTAHIDPAAKKEAYDRIEALLKRFPLYPDLDLSFLQEQFPLVEDPQSR, from the coding sequence ATGGCAATGGATGCGTTGCGTGCATATCTGGAAGGCAACAAGGACGTCAAGGCCGCAATGGTGGCTTATGTCGCGAATTTGGAAGAAGTGGCGAAGGTGTCGCCGCTTGTGGCGGGACGGATCGTCCAGGAACTCGCCGACCAACGTACCCATCTGAAGTTGATCGCCAGTGAGAACTTCTCCTCCCTTTCCGTGCAATGCGCCATGGGCAACCTGCTGACGGACAAGTACAGCGAGGGGTATCCGTATCATCGGTTCTATGCCGGATGCGACAATGTGGACGCCATTGAGGCGTTCGCCGACGAACAGGCGTGCAAGCTGTTCGGCGCGGAGCATGCCTACATGCAGCCGCACAGCGGCGCCGACGCCAACCTCTGCGCCTATTGGGCAATCCTCAACACCCGCATCCAGATGCCGGCGTTTGAGGAGTTGGGAGTGACCAACCCCTCCCACCTGTCCCGTGAGGATTGGAACAAGATCCGCGCCAAGTTGGGCAACCAGCGGATTCTGGGGCTTGACTACTATTCCGGCGGGCACCTGACCCACGGATACCGGCAGAACGTCTCTGCGCAGATGTTTGACGCCTACAGCTATACGGTGGATGAGAAGACCAAGTTGCTGGATTATGACGCCATTGAGAAGATGGCGATGGAGATCAAGCCGTTGATTTTGATCGCCGGCTACAGCGCATATCCCCGGAAGGTCGACTTCAAGCGGATGAGCGAGATCGCCCACAAGGTGGGCGCCACCTTCATGGTGGATATGGCCCATTTCGCAGGCCTGGTCGCGGGAAAGGTGTTCACCGGCCCGTATGATCCCGTGGCGTGGGCTGATGTCGTCACCACGACGACCCACAAGACGCTTCGCGGCCCTCGTGGCGGCATGATCCTGTGCAAGAAGGAGTACGCGGAGAGCGTGGACAAAGGATGTCCGCTGGTCATCGGTGGTCCGCTTCCCCAGATGATGGCCGCCAAAGCCATCGCCCTGACCGAAGCGTTGGATCCGTCGTTCAAGACGTACGCCCAGCAGATCGTGGACAACGCCAAGTTCCTTGCCGATGAGTTGATGCGTCAGGGAATCCCGCTTGATACGGATGGAACGGACAACCATCTGATGTTGCTGGATGTCCGTCCGTTCGGGCTGAACGGCAGACAGGCGGAAGGCGCGCTTCGCGAGTGTGGCATCACGCTGAACCGCAACGCGTTGCCGTTCGATCCCAATGGACCGTGGTACACCAGCGGGCTGCGCATCGGAACGCCGGCCGTCACCACGCTGGGGATGGGAAAACCGGAGATGAAGGAGATCGCCGATGTAATCGCCCTGGTGTTGAAGCACAGCCGTCCGGCAATCCTTGCCAAAGGGGAGAAGGCGGGTCAGGAATCCAAGAGCACCGCGCACATTGATCCCGCGGCGAAGAAGGAAGCGTACGACCGGATCGAAGCGTTGCTCAAGCGCTTCCCGTTGTATCCCGACCTTGACCTCTCATTCCTGCAGGAACAGTTCCCGTTGGTTGAGGATCCGCAATCCCGGTGA
- a CDS encoding EAL domain-containing protein, whose protein sequence is MNSGIWLDVSSMGILALLLVIYQYRGDIPIRQNKILFSMVRLACVSTVADLVCGLYLEGTIPSSDWGFYIAKGVMVYAQTTNAFFLLLYVRELTKRRNTLRAQRVLLLFPYILQTVMVIVNVLIRSRDFLEGPSLHQFGIPTIIMTITSSYFVIMSVVLLFLHHSKLTPYTILALCAYLLFSYLGSIWQLNDPNIRLANFTMVLGLLNLYLTVQNPEEIIDGQTGCLNRKAFTKTTEVALEGKQAETIVVIGIKDFPLLTGLMDSASTTDLLTHLVASLGPIIQGSDLYRIAQDQFAVSFAPGKGLKAATNALLLFSQTWKTSSLSLTMEGYSCVIRLPEDASTMDTFFMLTEQLRVKAHEQAQEKVPIPVNQLDVQEGIRRQKIHNLVLDSDERNLILLFRPIYSAKEGKTSGLRASLALQDASVGIVEQDEFLPYADKNSSIFRYSEYLVRRCCALLGQGILRELGFTHLTVTLTSAQWLQFGLAELIIGYLAQYLIDPSTLSFEIKCETINQAPEGVRSTLMTLSERGVHIVITRYGEGFTEIHTNLRLSQATISLGSDQFPPPEGRALFPLIIHSSVELFGKIGFTCAVDGIQSEAEKTECLSQGVAYLSGSWFGGPYTLEELAHVR, encoded by the coding sequence ATGAACAGCGGTATCTGGCTCGACGTCAGTTCCATGGGAATTCTTGCCCTCCTTCTCGTCATCTACCAATACCGCGGTGACATACCCATACGACAGAACAAAATTCTCTTTTCCATGGTAAGACTGGCTTGTGTCTCCACCGTGGCGGACCTGGTCTGCGGACTGTATCTGGAAGGCACCATCCCTTCGTCAGACTGGGGTTTCTACATCGCCAAGGGCGTGATGGTATACGCCCAGACAACCAATGCATTCTTCCTGCTGTTGTACGTCAGGGAACTGACCAAACGAAGGAATACCCTCCGCGCCCAACGTGTGTTGCTTCTTTTCCCTTACATCCTGCAGACCGTCATGGTCATCGTCAACGTCCTGATCCGTTCCCGGGATTTTCTGGAAGGACCTTCCCTCCACCAGTTCGGCATTCCGACGATCATCATGACCATCACCAGCAGTTACTTCGTCATCATGTCGGTGGTGCTGTTGTTCCTGCATCATTCCAAACTGACCCCCTACACCATCCTGGCACTCTGCGCGTATCTGCTTTTCTCCTATCTGGGTTCCATCTGGCAGTTGAACGATCCCAACATCCGTCTTGCCAATTTCACCATGGTCCTCGGCCTGCTCAACCTGTACCTGACCGTCCAGAACCCTGAAGAGATCATCGACGGACAAACGGGATGCCTGAACAGAAAGGCGTTCACCAAAACCACCGAAGTGGCGCTGGAGGGAAAACAAGCCGAAACAATCGTCGTCATCGGAATCAAGGATTTTCCCCTGCTCACCGGACTCATGGACAGCGCTTCCACGACAGACCTTCTGACCCACCTGGTCGCCTCGCTTGGCCCCATCATCCAAGGCTCCGATCTGTATCGCATCGCCCAGGACCAGTTTGCCGTGTCGTTTGCCCCGGGAAAAGGGCTTAAGGCCGCAACAAACGCGCTTCTGTTGTTCTCCCAGACATGGAAAACGTCATCCCTGTCCCTGACGATGGAAGGATACAGCTGTGTGATCAGGCTGCCGGAAGACGCTTCCACGATGGATACGTTCTTCATGCTCACCGAACAGCTCAGGGTGAAAGCACATGAACAAGCACAAGAAAAGGTCCCCATCCCGGTGAATCAGTTGGATGTCCAGGAAGGCATCCGGCGGCAGAAGATCCACAATCTCGTCCTGGACTCGGATGAACGGAACCTGATCCTGTTGTTCCGACCAATCTATTCCGCCAAGGAGGGGAAAACCTCAGGGCTCCGGGCATCCCTTGCCCTGCAAGACGCCTCGGTCGGAATTGTGGAACAGGATGAGTTTCTGCCCTACGCAGACAAAAACAGTTCCATTTTCCGTTACAGCGAGTATCTGGTCCGTCGCTGTTGCGCCTTGTTGGGTCAAGGCATCCTCAGGGAACTGGGATTCACCCACCTAACCGTCACGCTTACCTCAGCCCAGTGGCTTCAGTTCGGTCTGGCGGAGTTGATCATAGGATACCTGGCCCAATATCTGATCGACCCATCCACCCTCTCGTTCGAAATCAAATGCGAGACGATCAACCAGGCTCCGGAGGGGGTGCGCTCCACGCTGATGACGCTCTCTGAACGGGGCGTTCACATCGTCATCACTCGATATGGGGAAGGGTTCACCGAGATCCACACCAATCTTCGTCTTTCCCAAGCAACAATCTCCTTGGGCAGTGACCAGTTTCCTCCACCCGAGGGCCGCGCTCTCTTCCCGTTGATCATCCACAGCAGCGTGGAGCTCTTTGGAAAAATCGGATTTACCTGCGCCGTGGACGGCATCCAGTCCGAAGCGGAAAAAACGGAATGCCTTTCGCAGGGTGTCGCATACCTTTCCGGGTCTTGGTTCGGTGGTCCGTACACGCTGGAGGAGCTTGCCCATGTTCGTTGA